One window from the genome of Aptenodytes patagonicus chromosome 4, bAptPat1.pri.cur, whole genome shotgun sequence encodes:
- the TRMT10A gene encoding tRNA methyltransferase 10 homolog A codes for MKYLSRVEKQVSKPGQKLMSSEMPTESPEVPTENTMSPEVPDVEGKVKSSDNPVESREAGSDKEEYLEPMSKRQRKKLLKQKQWEEQKDLRRQKRKEKRQKRKLERQSKLDSNNEGNDRKRMRREVVPSTLRLIVDCSFDDLMVLKDVKKLHKQIQRCYAENRKAFHPVQFYLTSHGGQLKSNMNENDKGWVNWKDIQIRPEHYSELIKKEDLVYLTSDSPDVLSELDEKKAYVIGGLVDHNHHKGITYKKAVEQGIGHAQLPLGNFVKMNSRKVLAVNHVFEIILAYLEKRDWKEAFFSVLPQRKGAVPLGEANDLSKHAPSEKEDEDNDSDGD; via the exons atgaaatatttgtcACGTGTTGAGAAACAAGTCAGTAAACCTGGCCAAAAGCTAATGTCGTCAGAAATGCCAACAGAAAGTCCAGAGGTGCCAACGGAAAATACCATGTCCCCTGAAGTTCCTGATGTGGAAGGAAAGGTGAAGTCAAGTGACAATCCAGTAGAGAGCCGGGAGGCAGGCTCAGACAAGGAAGAATACCTTGAGCCCATGTCCAAGAGGCAAAGGAAGAAGCTATTGAAGCAGAAACAGTGGGAAGAACAGAAAGATCTGCGGAG gcaGAAACGTAAAGAAAAACGCCAGAAGAGAAAACTAGAACGTCAGTCAAAATTGGACTCCAATAACGAAGGGAATGACAGAAAGCGTATGCGAAGGGAAGTTGTTCCTAGTACGCTTCGCCTCATTGTGGACTGCAGCTTTGATGACTTGATGGTGCTAAAG GATGTTAAGAAGCTTCACAAGCAAATTCAGAGATGTTATGCAGAAAACCGCAAAGCATTTCATCCTGTGCAG TTTTACTTGACCAGCCATGGGGGACAGTTGAAGAGCAACATGAATGAAAATGACAAAGGATGGGTGAACTGGAAG GATATCCAAATTAGACCAGAGCACTATAGTGAGCTAATAAAGAAAGAAGACCTAGTATATCTTACCTCAGATTCCCCAGACGTTCTCAGTGAGCTTGATGAGAAGAAAGCCTATGTGATTGGAGGACTGGTGGATCACAATCACCACAAG GGAATTACTTACAAAAAAGCTGTAGAGCAGGGAATTGGTCATGCACAGCTCCCGCTTGGAAACTTTGTCAAGATGAACAGTCGGAAAGTGTTAGCTGTCAATCATG TGTTTGAGATCATCCTTGCATACCTGGAGAAGAGAGACTGGAAGGAGGCCTTTTTCAGTGTCTTGCCACAGCGGAAAGGGGCTGTTCCTTTGGGAGAAGCCAATGATTTGTCCAAACATGCTCCATctgaaaaagaagatgaagacaATGACTCGGATGGCGACTAG